A stretch of Malus sylvestris chromosome 11, drMalSylv7.2, whole genome shotgun sequence DNA encodes these proteins:
- the LOC126589450 gene encoding uncharacterized protein LOC126589450 — translation MATVAQISISSLAYRLSSLHNEISKKPIKYFPLSRTKIGFLKQSKFRLQAYWDRDGILVEDEGWKRNKNKKRVVVVRLNQGFGGFNGGGGGGGGGGGKDDGATARLLGNLAVAIGLTYLSFTGQLRWLLDAIVSIWLIAVLVPIVGVGAFLWWAGRDMVQDSCPNCGNAFQIFKSTLNDDLQLCPYCSQPFSVVDDKFVMDPIKFSKQSTTFGQAFNDFTRSTRGKDSSKAVVDIEAEVKDAD, via the exons ATGGCAACCGTCGCTCAAATCTCCATCAGTTCCTTAGCTTACAGGCTGAGCAGTTTGCACAATGAGATAAGCAAGAAACCCATCAAATATTTTCCTTTATCGAGGACAAAGATTGGGTTTTTGAAGCAGAGCAAGTTCAGGTTGCAGGCTTATTGGGACAGGGATGGGATTTTGGTGGAAGATGAAGGGTGGAAGaggaacaagaacaagaaaaggGTGGTCGTGGTGAGGTTGAATCAGGGGTTTGGTGGGTTTAATGGTGGCGGAGgcggcggtggtggtggtggtgggaagGATGACGGAGCCACTGCTAGACTTCTGGGTAATTTGGCTGTGGCTATTGGATTGACTTATCTTTCGTTTACTGGGCAGCTTCGCTGgcttttggatgcaattgtTTCCATTtgg CTGATAGCAGTGCTTGTACCAATTGTTGGTGTGGGTGCTTTTCTGTGGTGGGCAGGGCGGGATATGGTTCAAGACAGT TGTCCAAACTGTGGAAACGCTTTCCAGATTTTCAA GTCTACTTTAAATGATGATTTGCAGCTGTGCCCCTACTGTAGTCAACCTTTCTCAG TGGTGGACGACAAGTTTGTAATGGACCCtataaaattctccaaacaatCTACAACATTTGGGCAGGCATTCAACGACTTCACCCGTTCCACAAGAG GGAAGGATTCTTCGAAGGCAGTCGTTGATATCGAAGCAGAAGTAAAAGATGCAGACTGA
- the LOC126590410 gene encoding uncharacterized protein LOC126590410, whose translation MNVDGSWNAEIKVAGFGAVIRGSDMVFVTVHCGSFEDVFSPLQSEAMVVRAGLLWAVDRGFSSLLVETDSLQIVEALMDPCLNLSTIEQIVEDCKELLATVTEATISHQANATAHHLARTGLSLSHCCEWLDSLPSIIVDLLVEESHSSV comes from the coding sequence ATGAATGTTGACGGCTCTTGGAATGCTGAAATAAAGGTCGCGGGTTTTGGGGCCGTTATCCGTGGCAGTGACATGGTGTTCGTGACAGTGCATTGCGGAAGCTTTGAGGATGTTTTCTCTCCGCTCCAATCGGAGGCCATGGTGGTAAGGGCGGGTTTGCTTTGGGCAGTTGACAGGGGATTCTCTTCTCTTTTGGTTGAAACTGACTCTCTTCAGATTGTGGAGGCACTTATGGATCCTTGCCTCAATCTGTCCACCATTGAACAAATTGTAGAGGATTGTAAAGAGCTTCTAGCCACAGTCACTGAAGCTACTATTTCCCACCAAGCAAATGCTACCGCTCACCATCTCGCTAGGACTGGTCTATCTCTAAGTCATTGTTGTGAATGGTTGGATTCCCTTCCAAGTATCATTGTTGATCTACTTGTTGAGGAATCTCATTCAAGTGTCTAG